The Methanosarcina barkeri str. Wiesmoor genomic interval CTAAACCAGAAATCTTTTTTTTTGCTTAGGAAACTAATTCTCTGCTTAGGAAATGGGATATATATACAGATTAATATCTAATTTTAACTTATTTTTCTTCTAACTTGTTATGTCTTCTGATATCGTTTTGCTTAGGAAACTAATTCTCTGCTTAGGAAATGGGATATATATACAGAWTAATATCTAATTTTAACTTAKTTTTCTTCTAACTTGTTATGTCTTCTGATATCGTTTTGCTTAGGAAATGGKCTAAGCCAKAAATCTTTTTTTTTGCTTAGGAAACTAATTCTCTGCTTAGGAAATGGGATATATATACAGATTAATATCTAATTTTAACTTATTTTTCTTCTAACTTGTTATGTCTTCTGATATCGTTTTGCTTAGGAAATGGTCTAAGCCAGAAATCTTTTTTTTTGCTTAGGAAACTAATTCTCTGCTTAGGAAATGGGATATATATACAGATTAATATCTAATTTTAACTTATTTTTCTTCTAACTTGYTATGTCTTCTGATATCGTTTTGCTTAGGAAATGGTCTAARCCAGAAATCTTTTTTTTKYTTAGGAAACTAATTCTCTGCTTAGGAAATGGGATATATATACAGATTAATATCTAATTTTAACTTATTTTTCTTCTAACTTGCTATGTCTTCTGATATCGTTTTGCTTAGGAAATGGTCTAAACCAGAAATCTTTTTTTTGCTTAGGAAACTAATTCTCTGCTTAGGAAATGGGATATATATACAGATTAATATCTAATTTTAACTTATTTTTCTTCTACCKTGCTATGTCTTCTGATATCGTTTTGCTTAGGAAAYGGTCTAAMCCAGAAATCTTYTTTTTGCTTAGGAAAACKAATTCTCYGCTWAGGAAATGGGATATATATACAGATTAATATCTAATTTTAATTTCTTTATCTTCTAACTTGTTATGTCTTCTGATATCGTTTTGCTTAGGAAATGGTCTAAACCAGAAATCTTTTTTTTTGCTTAGGAAACTAATTCTCTGCTTAGGAAATGGGATATATATACAGATTAATATCTAATTTTAACTTATTTTTCTTCTAACTTGTTATGTCTTCTGATATCGTTTTGCTTAGGAAATGGTCTAAGCCAGAAATCTTTTTTTTTGCTTAGGAAACTAATTCTCTGCTTAGGAAGTGGGATAGTTGAATATTTACTGCAGTAGACAGACTTAAGTCGTACCTCATGTACTGAACGTCATTTCAACATTCCCCAGACAGTAAGCTGTTTTTCAATATCTTTCAGTTCATCAGCTGAGAAAGCAAGACCTTGGTAGTGCTTCATGCTGGTTAGGTTGTCGTGTCCCTGGCGCAGGCAAACTGTAGATTCCAACATGCCTGCAGCAATACACCAGCTTTCTAGGGTCTTTCTTGTTGTTTTTGCTGAGAGGCCATAGGGGTTGAGGCCTGCATCCTTTGCCCATTTCCTTAGGTCCCTATTCCAGTTGCTTTCTGCAGGCGGTTTACGGGCTTCAAAAAAGTCATCTAATAGAAGCTCAAACATGCCTGGCAGAGGATGGATTGTCCTTTCTTGCTGGGTTCTTTTGTGTTTCTTCTGGGCTTCCTCTGGCAGATGAATGATATTCTTCTTTTTTAGATACCATTCTTTATGGTCCCAGAGTCTCTGAACTTCAACGTACCTCATACCAGTGATCATGAGGACGTCAAAAAGAGTTCGATGGCGCTTCTGCGAGATTTCGTTTTTAATGCGCTGATATTCCGTAGGTACTAAAATCCGGATTTCTCCATTCAGATAATGATGAATTGCTTCAGGATCTCGTTTGAGTTGCAAAACGGGGTACTTGTTCATTTCTGTTGTTTTTACATGACTATTTTTCTTTATTGGCATTTACTCACCAGGTTTAGAATACTATTAGATTTTAATAAAACCTTGCGTTTAGACTGTAAATGCAGGTAAACTGGAGACGAAATTAAGTAAAACTCAGGAATACCGTCAGGTTTTGACTTAAAACCTGATGCTTAGGATTTGGTCCTCTTTAAACAAAGACAGGACACAGTTCTTCAGGTTCTTTAACTGCAGTCCTGAACCTTACTATAGAGAGTGCTCCAATCAGTCCAAGAGAGAGCGAGGGAAGATTTGACCATAGTAATTATGAGCATAGTTGTCATGGAAACAATTAAAAAATCTTCAAATGTTGACCTCTCTGCCTGCAAATTATTCTCCCACAGATAAGATCAAATATTTTAGTATGATATAGTAGAAAACTATCTGAATTTTTTAGCTGTTTCCAAGGTTGCTTTGGGAAATTAAGATAAAATATTTCTATGTTGTAAATACTGAAGTCA includes:
- a CDS encoding site-specific integrase; amino-acid sequence: MPIKKNSHVKTTEMNKYPVLQLKRDPEAIHHYLNGEIRILVPTEYQRIKNEISQKRHRTLFDVLMITGMRYVEVQRLWDHKEWYLKKKNIIHLPEEAQKKHKRTQQERTIHPLPGMFELLLDDFFEARKPPAESNWNRDLRKWAKDAGLNPYGLSAKTTRKTLESWCIAAGMLESTVCLRQGHDNLTSMKHYQGLAFSADELKDIEKQLTVWGMLK